One segment of Streptomyces sp. NBC_01463 DNA contains the following:
- a CDS encoding helix-turn-helix transcriptional regulator: MRSRRARVTPADVGMAPGFRRRTPGLRREEVAQLSGVGVTWYTWLEQGRPINASPQVLDAVARTLRLDPPEREHLYHLAEVAYIPGRQSDTAEVGEEVQGILDALDPRPAVVYNARYDLLAANPAYLDLFGVPAMAATGVRNVLWALFTVSDEDCPVVHRSQELPVMVATLRSGYGRHAGEPAWERYIEELSAASPYFARLWRSGDVTPPGPRVKTFRHWAASSEIRMTSVSLSVNGLPECRIVVYTSADEESEQQLTALRTRRRGPGAAPGTSKDPAPSSGTGS; the protein is encoded by the coding sequence CTGCGCAGTCGGCGGGCACGGGTGACGCCCGCCGATGTGGGCATGGCGCCCGGCTTCCGGCGGCGCACGCCCGGACTCCGCCGCGAGGAGGTCGCCCAGCTCTCCGGGGTGGGCGTCACCTGGTACACGTGGCTGGAGCAGGGCCGCCCGATCAACGCCTCCCCGCAGGTCCTGGACGCGGTGGCCCGGACGCTCCGGCTGGACCCGCCGGAGCGCGAGCACCTCTACCACCTGGCCGAGGTGGCGTACATCCCGGGCAGACAGTCCGACACGGCCGAGGTCGGCGAGGAGGTCCAGGGCATCCTCGACGCGCTCGACCCGCGCCCGGCGGTCGTCTACAACGCGCGCTACGACCTGCTGGCGGCCAACCCCGCCTACCTCGACCTCTTCGGTGTGCCCGCGATGGCGGCGACCGGGGTGCGGAACGTGCTGTGGGCGCTGTTCACGGTGTCCGACGAGGACTGCCCGGTCGTCCACCGCTCCCAGGAGCTGCCCGTCATGGTGGCGACGCTGCGCAGCGGCTACGGCCGGCATGCGGGCGAGCCCGCCTGGGAGAGGTACATCGAGGAACTGTCGGCGGCCAGCCCCTATTTCGCCCGGCTGTGGCGCAGCGGGGACGTCACGCCGCCGGGGCCGCGGGTGAAGACGTTCCGGCACTGGGCGGCGTCATCCGAGATCCGGATGACCTCGGTCTCGCTGTCCGTCAACGGGCTGCCGGAGTGCCGGATCGTGGTGTACACGTCTGCCGACGAGGAGAGCGAGCAGCAGCTGACCGCGTTGCGCACCCGCCGGAGGGGACCCGGTGCCGCCCCGGGAACAAGCAAGGATCCCGCCCCCAGCTCGGGGACGGGATCCTGA
- a CDS encoding MFS transporter has protein sequence MATTSETTPRSSSSKDLTTDSRPGRLLALVLAAQFMALLDLFIVNVAAPTIRAELGASGAQLQLIVAGYTIAYAVLLITGARLGGVFGHGRAYLAGLAVFTAASFACGLAAGTGQLITFRVVQGVGAAVMIPQVLSLIQQNFTGAARMRALGAYSAVLAVGAAAGQVVGGVLVSADLFGAGWRPAFLVNVPIGLVLLVLGFRVLPREPRTGAARREARARGLDVAGLLMLATGVTLLTVPLVLGQELGWPAWTWICLLASVLLLAGFAAYETRLAARGGAPLIALGVLRLPGIARAALRILLVMAVNAGFLFTMALHVQGGLGYSPLHAGLMFVPTALVFGAVGLTWRRWPARLQGVLVPFGFLLLAAGSAGVGLAMRSGGDGGAGLYAAFVATGCGLALGFSPTLTGALANVRPQDAADASGVLVTVTQLGQLIGVAAFGTLYLNRLDTPGAQGSGEALWVCALALSAAAVMGALAGLVRRRRRVGSPVG, from the coding sequence ATGGCCACGACTTCCGAGACAACTCCCCGTTCCTCCTCCAGTAAAGACCTCACCACCGACAGCCGTCCCGGACGGCTCCTCGCGCTCGTGCTGGCCGCCCAGTTCATGGCGCTGCTCGACCTCTTCATCGTCAATGTCGCCGCCCCGACGATCCGTGCCGAACTGGGCGCCTCGGGCGCCCAGTTGCAGCTCATCGTGGCCGGCTACACCATCGCGTACGCGGTGTTGCTGATCACCGGCGCCCGGCTCGGCGGCGTGTTCGGGCACGGGCGCGCCTATCTGGCGGGGCTCGCCGTCTTCACCGCCGCCTCGTTCGCCTGCGGACTGGCGGCGGGTACCGGGCAGTTGATCACCTTCCGGGTGGTCCAGGGGGTGGGCGCGGCGGTGATGATCCCGCAGGTGCTCAGCCTGATCCAGCAGAACTTCACCGGTGCGGCGCGGATGCGGGCACTCGGTGCCTACAGCGCCGTGCTGGCCGTCGGGGCGGCGGCCGGGCAGGTGGTCGGCGGGGTGCTCGTCAGCGCCGACCTGTTCGGGGCGGGCTGGCGGCCGGCGTTCCTCGTCAACGTGCCGATCGGGCTGGTTCTGCTGGTGCTCGGCTTCCGGGTGCTGCCGCGCGAACCGCGGACCGGGGCGGCCCGGCGGGAAGCGCGCGCCCGGGGCCTCGACGTGGCCGGCCTGCTGATGCTCGCCACGGGCGTCACCCTGCTGACCGTCCCGCTGGTGCTCGGGCAGGAGCTGGGCTGGCCGGCCTGGACCTGGATCTGTCTGCTCGCCTCCGTGCTGCTCCTCGCCGGGTTCGCGGCGTACGAGACACGGCTGGCCGCGCGCGGCGGCGCACCCCTGATCGCGCTCGGCGTGCTCCGCCTCCCCGGCATCGCCCGGGCGGCTCTGCGCATCCTGCTGGTGATGGCGGTGAACGCGGGCTTCCTGTTCACCATGGCGCTGCACGTCCAGGGCGGTCTGGGGTACTCGCCGCTGCACGCCGGACTGATGTTCGTCCCGACCGCCCTGGTCTTCGGAGCGGTGGGGCTGACCTGGCGACGCTGGCCGGCCCGGCTCCAGGGGGTCCTGGTCCCGTTCGGCTTCCTCCTCCTGGCGGCCGGATCGGCGGGCGTCGGCCTGGCCATGCGGAGCGGCGGTGACGGCGGGGCGGGGCTCTACGCGGCGTTCGTCGCCACGGGCTGCGGGCTGGCGCTGGGCTTCAGCCCCACCCTGACGGGGGCGCTGGCGAACGTACGGCCGCAGGACGCCGCCGACGCCAGCGGTGTGCTGGTGACCGTCACCCAGCTCGGCCAGCTGATCGGCGTCGCGGCGTTCGGCACGCTCTACCTCAACCGCCTTGATACGCCTGGGGCGCAGGGTTCGGGTGAGGCGTTGTGGGTGTGTGCGCTCGCCCTGTCGGCGGCCGCCGTCATGGGTGCGCTCGCGGGTCTGGTGAGGCGTCGGCGGAGGGTGGGATCTCCGGTGGGCTGA
- a CDS encoding ferredoxin has protein sequence MNIPLPDVPEVRVVGLPQLTSGFDLVERLDLGMHLKVHGPLEPMTGERLAELAESISLNGRGGAGFPFGRKLRAVAKSSIKRGVRPVVVINGSEGEPACRKDTVLLNRAPHLILDGALLAAEALGARTLIVAVTRNSTEISVRSALAERGLSDRRGQALRARVVRTPERMVSGEASAVIRAASGGPALPPGRRERAAESGVGGAPTLLSNAETYAQLAVAARIGARRYGNTGLPDEPGTVLLTLSGAVARPMVIEVPTGVPLRYVLQLAGAPPLPQGVLTGGYHGNWITANATHDAVVSRESLAAAGGALGAGAILPIGPETCPLGESLRVANWLAAETAGQCGPCKLGLPAAAGGLSDVLNGGGPAALEALREVTLAVKGRGACKHPDGSARFLGSTLSAFTDDLAAHVLDGGCGRPTLGVLPLPAPGYQDLEESIPSGEKLAVDWTLCRGHGLCADIVPELIRLGPDGYPALADAAVPMHLRGRAQRAVRRCPALALRIEQQAPERPALPPAAGRKALGSGRS, from the coding sequence GTGAACATCCCCCTCCCCGACGTCCCCGAAGTCCGCGTCGTCGGCCTCCCTCAGCTGACCAGCGGCTTCGACCTGGTGGAGCGGCTCGACCTCGGCATGCACCTGAAGGTGCACGGCCCGCTGGAACCGATGACCGGCGAACGCCTGGCGGAACTCGCCGAGTCCATTTCGCTGAACGGCCGCGGCGGTGCCGGGTTCCCCTTCGGCAGGAAGCTGCGGGCCGTCGCCAAGTCGTCGATCAAGCGAGGGGTGCGGCCGGTCGTCGTGATCAACGGCAGCGAGGGCGAGCCCGCCTGCCGCAAGGACACCGTGCTGCTCAACCGCGCACCGCACCTCATCCTGGACGGCGCGCTGCTGGCCGCCGAGGCGCTCGGCGCCCGGACGCTGATCGTGGCGGTCACCCGCAACTCCACGGAGATCTCGGTGCGCTCGGCGCTCGCCGAGCGGGGGCTTTCCGACCGGCGCGGCCAGGCCCTGCGCGCCCGGGTGGTGCGGACACCGGAGCGGATGGTGTCCGGTGAGGCCTCGGCCGTCATCCGGGCGGCCTCCGGTGGCCCCGCCCTGCCGCCGGGCCGCCGCGAGCGGGCCGCCGAGTCGGGGGTCGGCGGCGCCCCCACCCTGCTGTCGAACGCGGAGACGTACGCACAGCTCGCCGTCGCCGCCCGCATCGGCGCCCGCCGCTACGGGAACACCGGCCTGCCCGACGAGCCCGGCACGGTGCTCCTCACGCTCTCCGGCGCGGTCGCGCGTCCGATGGTCATCGAGGTGCCCACCGGAGTGCCGCTGCGGTACGTGCTCCAGCTGGCCGGCGCCCCGCCGCTGCCGCAGGGCGTGCTGACGGGCGGCTACCACGGCAACTGGATCACCGCGAACGCCACGCACGACGCCGTCGTCTCCCGGGAGTCGCTGGCCGCGGCGGGCGGGGCGCTGGGCGCCGGGGCGATCCTGCCGATCGGACCGGAGACCTGCCCGCTGGGCGAGTCCCTGCGGGTGGCGAACTGGCTGGCCGCCGAGACCGCGGGCCAGTGCGGCCCGTGCAAGCTCGGACTGCCGGCCGCCGCGGGCGGCCTCTCCGACGTGCTGAACGGCGGCGGGCCCGCCGCCCTTGAGGCGCTGCGCGAGGTGACCCTCGCGGTCAAGGGACGGGGCGCCTGCAAACACCCGGACGGTTCGGCGCGCTTCCTGGGCTCCACGCTCTCCGCCTTCACGGACGACCTGGCCGCGCACGTCCTGGACGGCGGCTGCGGCCGCCCGACGCTCGGCGTCCTCCCGCTGCCCGCACCCGGCTACCAGGATCTGGAGGAGTCCATTCCGAGCGGCGAGAAGCTCGCCGTGGACTGGACGCTCTGCCGGGGCCACGGACTCTGCGCGGACATCGTCCCGGAGCTGATCAGGCTGGGCCCCGACGGATACCCGGCGCTCGCGGACGCCGCCGTCCCGATGCATCTGCGGGGGCGCGCCCAGCGTGCCGTACGCCGGTGCCCCGCCCTGGCGCTCCGGATCGAGCAGCAGGCCCCCGAACGGCCCGCGCTGCCGCCTGCCGCCGGACGGAAGGCCCTGGGCAGCGGCCGGAGTTGA
- the leuS gene encoding leucine--tRNA ligase: protein MSETNSAADVAAPHRYTAAMAADIEARWQDFWDADGTYEAPNPTGDLAGDPEQAAKPKKFIMDMFPYPSGAGLHVGHPLGYIATDVFARHQRMTGHNVLHTLGFDAFGLPAEQYAVQTGTHPRISTEANIENMTAQLRRLGLGHDKRRSFATIESEYYKWTQWIFLQIFNSWYDTDADRARPIAELVAQFESGERPTPDGRDWSALSAAERADILSDHRLAYASDAPVNWSPGLGTVLANEEVTADGRSERGNFPVFKSKLRQWNMRITAYADRLLNDLDGLDWPEAIKLQQRNWIGRSEGARVDFPVDGAGDITVFTTRQDTLFGATYMVLAPEHELVERIIPAAWPDGTHPVWTGGHATPAEAVTAYRKQAAAKSDVERQAEAKDKTGVFTGAYATNPVSGERVPVFIADYVLMGYGTGAIMAVPAHDPRDFAFARAFELPIRCVVEPSDDRGTDASTWEDAFGSYDAKLVNSANDEISLDGLGVVDAKIRITEWLKEHGVGEGTVNFRLRDWLFSRQRYWGEPFPIVYDEDGIAHPLPESMLPLELPEVDDYSPRTFDPDDADTQPETPLSRNADWVDVTLDLGDGAGPKKYRRETNTMPNWAGSCWYELRYLDPNNSDKLVDPAIEQYWMGPREGQPTGGVDLYVGGAEHAVLHLLYARFWSKVLHDLGHVSSAEPFHKLYNQGMIQAFVYRDSRGIAVPAAEVEERDGAYYYEGEKVSRVLGKMGKSLKNAVTPDEICGEYGADTLRLYEMAMGPLDVSRPWDTRAVVGQYRLLQRLWRNVVDEESGEVTVVDAEPGEDTLRALHKAIDGVGGDMAGMRFNTAIAKVTELNNHLTKAGGPLSRSVAEALVLLVAPLAPHIAEELWRRLGHTESVVHQDFPVADPAYVVDETVTCVVQIKGKVRARLEISPSITDAELETLALADPAVVAALDGAGIRKVIVRAPKLVNIVPA from the coding sequence ATGAGCGAGACGAATTCCGCAGCCGACGTTGCTGCGCCGCACCGCTATACGGCAGCGATGGCCGCCGACATCGAGGCACGCTGGCAGGACTTCTGGGACGCCGACGGCACCTACGAGGCGCCGAACCCGACCGGTGACCTGGCGGGCGATCCGGAGCAGGCCGCCAAGCCCAAGAAGTTCATCATGGACATGTTCCCGTACCCCTCGGGCGCGGGCCTGCACGTCGGCCACCCGCTGGGCTACATCGCCACCGACGTCTTCGCCCGTCACCAGCGGATGACCGGCCACAACGTCCTGCACACCCTGGGCTTCGACGCCTTCGGCCTGCCCGCGGAGCAGTACGCCGTACAGACCGGCACGCACCCGCGGATCTCGACCGAGGCCAACATCGAGAACATGACGGCGCAGCTGCGCCGGCTGGGCCTGGGCCACGACAAGCGCCGCTCGTTCGCCACGATCGAGTCGGAGTACTACAAGTGGACCCAGTGGATCTTCCTGCAGATCTTCAACTCCTGGTACGACACCGACGCGGACCGCGCCCGGCCGATCGCCGAACTGGTCGCCCAGTTCGAGTCCGGCGAGCGCCCGACCCCGGACGGCCGTGACTGGAGCGCCCTGAGCGCCGCCGAGCGCGCCGACATCCTGAGCGATCACCGGCTGGCCTACGCCTCCGACGCGCCCGTCAACTGGTCGCCCGGTCTGGGCACGGTGCTGGCCAACGAGGAGGTCACGGCCGACGGCCGCTCCGAGCGCGGCAACTTCCCCGTCTTCAAGTCCAAGCTGCGCCAGTGGAACATGCGCATCACCGCCTACGCGGACCGGCTGCTGAACGACCTGGACGGGCTGGACTGGCCCGAGGCCATCAAGCTGCAGCAGCGCAACTGGATCGGCCGCTCCGAGGGCGCGCGCGTCGACTTCCCGGTCGACGGCGCCGGCGACATCACCGTGTTCACCACCCGCCAGGACACCCTGTTCGGCGCCACCTACATGGTGCTGGCGCCGGAGCACGAGCTGGTCGAGCGGATCATTCCGGCCGCCTGGCCCGACGGCACCCACCCGGTCTGGACCGGCGGCCACGCCACCCCGGCCGAGGCCGTCACCGCCTACCGCAAGCAGGCCGCCGCCAAGTCCGACGTGGAGCGGCAGGCCGAGGCCAAGGACAAGACCGGCGTCTTCACCGGCGCGTACGCGACCAACCCGGTCAGCGGCGAGCGGGTCCCCGTCTTCATCGCCGACTACGTCCTGATGGGCTACGGCACCGGCGCGATCATGGCCGTGCCGGCGCACGACCCCCGGGACTTCGCCTTCGCGCGCGCCTTCGAGCTGCCGATCCGCTGCGTCGTCGAGCCGTCGGACGACCGCGGCACGGACGCCTCGACGTGGGAGGACGCCTTCGGCTCGTACGACGCCAAGCTGGTCAACTCCGCCAACGACGAGATCTCCCTGGACGGCCTGGGCGTCGTCGACGCCAAGATCCGGATCACCGAGTGGCTGAAGGAGCACGGCGTCGGTGAGGGCACCGTCAACTTCCGGCTGCGCGACTGGCTGTTCAGCCGCCAGCGCTACTGGGGCGAGCCCTTCCCGATCGTGTACGACGAGGACGGCATCGCCCACCCGCTGCCCGAGTCGATGCTGCCCCTGGAGCTGCCGGAGGTCGACGACTACTCGCCGCGCACCTTCGACCCGGACGACGCCGACACCCAGCCCGAGACCCCGCTGTCGCGCAACGCCGACTGGGTCGACGTCACGCTGGACCTGGGCGACGGCGCCGGCCCGAAGAAGTACCGCCGCGAGACCAACACCATGCCCAACTGGGCCGGTTCCTGCTGGTACGAGCTGCGCTACCTGGACCCGAACAACAGCGACAAGCTGGTCGACCCGGCGATCGAGCAGTACTGGATGGGCCCGCGCGAGGGGCAGCCGACCGGTGGTGTCGACCTGTACGTGGGCGGTGCCGAGCACGCCGTACTGCACCTGCTGTACGCCCGCTTCTGGTCCAAGGTGCTGCACGACCTGGGCCACGTCTCGTCCGCCGAGCCCTTCCACAAGCTGTACAACCAGGGCATGATCCAGGCGTTCGTCTACCGGGACAGCCGCGGCATCGCGGTCCCGGCGGCCGAGGTCGAGGAGCGTGACGGGGCCTACTACTACGAGGGTGAGAAGGTCTCCCGCGTCCTGGGCAAGATGGGCAAGTCCCTGAAGAACGCCGTGACGCCCGACGAGATCTGCGGCGAGTACGGCGCGGACACCCTGCGCCTGTACGAGATGGCCATGGGTCCCCTGGACGTGTCGCGCCCCTGGGACACCCGCGCGGTCGTCGGCCAGTACCGGCTGCTGCAGCGGCTGTGGCGCAACGTCGTCGACGAGGAGAGCGGCGAGGTCACCGTCGTCGACGCCGAGCCCGGCGAGGACACGCTGCGCGCGCTGCACAAGGCGATCGACGGTGTCGGCGGGGACATGGCCGGGATGCGCTTCAACACGGCCATCGCCAAGGTCACCGAGCTGAACAACCACCTGACGAAGGCGGGCGGCCCGCTGTCGCGTTCCGTCGCAGAGGCCCTGGTGCTGCTGGTGGCGCCGCTGGCGCCGCACATCGCCGAGGAGCTGTGGCGCCGGCTGGGCCACACCGAGTCGGTCGTGCACCAGGACTTCCCGGTCGCCGACCCGGCGTACGTCGTGGACGAGACCGTGACCTGCGTCGTCCAGATCAAGGGCAAGGTCCGGGCGCGCCTGGAGATCTCCCCGTCGATCACGGACGCCGAGCTGGAGACCCTGGCCCTGGCCGACCCGGCGGTCGTCGCGGCCCTGGACGGGGCGGGCATCCGCAAGGTGATCGTCCGGGCGCCGAAGCTGGTGAACATCGTTCCGGCCTAG
- a CDS encoding DegV family protein, with amino-acid sequence MSRHVAIVTDSTAYLPPQAMERHGITAVPLTVVLGDQALEEGTEISARSLALALQKRRSVTTSRPSPEVFSAAYRAAADAGASAIVSLHLSAEFSGTYDAALLAAKDAPVPVRVVDTGMVAMALGFCALAAAEAAEAGGSADDAVTAAEKRAAGTSAYFYVDTLDYLRRGGRIGAAQALLGSALAVKPILQLDGGRIELLEKVRTASKAIARLEEIVAERSGSGRVDIAVHHLAAAERAERLAERLAERVPGLVDLHVSEVGAVIGAHTGPGLLGAVISPR; translated from the coding sequence ATGTCCCGCCATGTCGCGATCGTCACCGATTCCACGGCCTACCTGCCGCCCCAGGCGATGGAACGGCATGGCATCACCGCAGTGCCGCTGACCGTCGTCCTCGGCGACCAGGCGCTGGAGGAGGGCACCGAGATCTCCGCCCGCTCGCTCGCGCTGGCCCTGCAGAAGCGCCGCTCCGTGACGACGTCGAGGCCCAGCCCCGAGGTCTTCTCCGCCGCCTACCGTGCGGCGGCCGACGCGGGAGCGAGTGCCATCGTCTCGTTGCACCTGTCGGCCGAGTTCTCCGGTACGTACGACGCGGCTCTCCTCGCCGCGAAGGATGCCCCGGTGCCGGTGCGGGTGGTGGACACCGGGATGGTCGCCATGGCGCTCGGGTTCTGCGCCCTGGCGGCGGCGGAGGCGGCGGAGGCGGGCGGCAGCGCGGACGACGCCGTGACCGCCGCCGAGAAGCGCGCGGCAGGCACCTCGGCCTACTTCTACGTCGACACCCTGGACTATCTGCGCCGAGGCGGGCGGATCGGCGCGGCGCAGGCCCTCCTCGGTTCGGCCCTTGCCGTGAAGCCGATCCTCCAGCTCGACGGCGGCCGGATCGAACTGCTGGAGAAGGTGCGGACCGCCTCGAAGGCCATCGCCCGGCTGGAGGAGATCGTCGCCGAGCGGTCCGGCAGCGGGCGGGTGGACATCGCGGTGCATCACCTCGCGGCCGCGGAGCGGGCCGAGCGACTGGCCGAGCGGCTGGCGGAGCGCGTTCCCGGCCTCGTCGACCTGCATGTCAGCGAGGTGGGCGCGGTGATCGGCGCCCATACCGGTCCGGGGCTGCTGGGAGCTGTGATCTCTCCGCGCTGA